From a region of the Acinetobacter larvae genome:
- a CDS encoding sodium-dependent transporter, translated as MTDKRENWSARSGFIIAAIGSAVGLGNIWRFPYIAYENGGGAFLIPYLIALLTAGLPLLFLDYAVGHRSHGAPPKAYKNLWKPAETLGWWHVSVCLIIGLYYAGVLTWAGSYIFFSIGQVWGNDPQHFFFNDYLQTSESSHFELDFVSHLFWPILAIWLAVMVILYGGVKKGVELSNRIFMPLLVVLFTILVIQAVRLPGAVDGLNAFFTPNWEAMKDYKVWLAAYGHIFFSLSVGFGIMVTYSSYLKPKTDLTGSGMIVGFANSSFELLAGIGVFAALGFMSHAAGKPIDEVVSGGIALAFIAFPKLISSLGAGADLFGLLFFTSLFVAGITSMVSILEVPIAALQDKLKWGRRKAVTIVAGGSAIISITFFSSTSAIKLVDIIDHFINNIGIVSSALVSIIMVSWFRRSLMRELEIHINHISTIKLGRIWELTLTIVTPTILITTLFLTLNSIFHEGYGGYTQSMLYIFGWGCIVFCALGALLFSRLKDR; from the coding sequence ATGACAGATAAACGTGAAAATTGGTCTGCGCGATCGGGCTTCATTATTGCAGCCATTGGGTCAGCAGTAGGTTTAGGTAATATTTGGCGTTTCCCTTATATTGCTTATGAAAATGGTGGTGGTGCATTTTTAATACCGTACCTCATCGCATTACTGACAGCAGGTTTGCCGTTATTATTTTTAGACTATGCTGTTGGGCACCGTAGTCATGGCGCACCACCCAAAGCCTATAAAAATCTGTGGAAACCAGCAGAGACATTGGGGTGGTGGCATGTCAGTGTTTGTCTGATTATTGGTTTATATTATGCTGGCGTACTCACCTGGGCAGGGAGTTATATCTTTTTCTCGATTGGACAAGTCTGGGGCAATGATCCACAACATTTCTTTTTTAATGACTATTTGCAAACTTCAGAATCTAGTCATTTTGAATTGGATTTTGTAAGCCATTTATTCTGGCCTATTTTAGCCATTTGGTTGGCGGTTATGGTTATTTTATATGGTGGCGTGAAAAAAGGGGTTGAATTATCCAACCGTATTTTTATGCCGTTATTGGTGGTGTTATTCACGATTTTAGTTATTCAAGCCGTGCGCTTACCGGGTGCAGTGGATGGTTTAAATGCCTTCTTCACCCCAAACTGGGAAGCCATGAAAGACTATAAGGTTTGGTTAGCGGCCTATGGTCATATCTTCTTTAGTTTATCGGTCGGTTTCGGGATTATGGTGACGTATTCATCTTATTTAAAACCGAAAACTGATTTAACCGGTTCTGGGATGATTGTTGGTTTTGCCAATTCATCATTTGAGCTTTTGGCCGGGATCGGGGTTTTTGCAGCACTTGGTTTTATGTCACATGCTGCGGGTAAACCGATTGATGAAGTGGTCAGTGGGGGGATTGCTTTAGCCTTTATTGCCTTCCCGAAATTGATTTCAAGTTTAGGCGCTGGCGCAGATCTATTTGGTTTATTGTTCTTTACCTCGTTATTTGTGGCGGGTATTACATCAATGGTCAGTATCCTAGAAGTGCCCATTGCAGCTTTACAAGATAAACTCAAATGGGGGCGGCGTAAGGCGGTAACCATCGTTGCTGGCGGTTCAGCAATTATTTCGATTACTTTCTTTTCTAGCACCAGCGCGATTAAACTGGTCGATATCATTGATCACTTTATTAATAATATTGGTATTGTTTCAAGTGCATTGGTTTCGATTATTATGGTGTCTTGGTTTAGACGTAGTCTGATGCGTGAGTTAGAAATACATATAAACCATATCTCTACCATTAAGTTAGGTCGTATTTGGGAACTTACCCTAACCATCGTAACCCCAACCATTTTAATCACGACTTTATTCTTGACCTTAAATTCGATTTTCCATGAAGGTTATGGTGGTTATACCCAGAGCATGTTATATATCTTTGGTTGGGGCTGTATCGTATTTTGTGCTTTAGGGGCGTTATTGTTCTCACGTCTCAAAGACCGCTAA
- a CDS encoding methionine/alanine import family NSS transporter small subunit, translated as MTFEAIIMFIISAVFLWGGLILATIHLIRHPEPADDE; from the coding sequence ATGACTTTTGAAGCAATTATTATGTTTATCATCTCCGCAGTGTTTTTATGGGGCGGTTTGATTTTAGCCACCATTCATTTAATTCGACATCCAGAACCTGCTGATGATGAATAA
- a CDS encoding TIGR04219 family outer membrane beta-barrel protein, producing the protein MMMRFYLLLSPLWLGLSSNLYASSINLQGQAQYWQYHTTTQAQILSPLSLSYPHEAALQWSIDLQHQLPFLPQAKVKSTSLSNQLNHPPLKQDFSFDYYNYILYYPIFDRLLRFNLGAGISQIDAEANAQFFDHHIAQTQQQHKPIAYSKISAQIPNSGLSLHTEIIYSQYKTLKLNDIQAEVQYQFQKLGWLEAGLNFGYRWLNINYDHPQIQDLKLRFQGPYLGINGAF; encoded by the coding sequence ATGATGATGCGTTTCTATCTCTTACTCAGCCCACTTTGGCTTGGTCTCAGCAGCAATTTATATGCGAGTAGCATCAATTTACAAGGTCAAGCACAATACTGGCAATACCACACCACCACCCAAGCCCAAATACTCAGCCCCCTCAGTCTAAGCTATCCGCATGAAGCTGCACTACAATGGTCTATCGATCTCCAGCATCAACTACCTTTCTTACCGCAAGCTAAAGTTAAATCGACATCCTTGAGTAACCAACTCAATCACCCTCCGCTCAAACAAGATTTTTCTTTTGACTATTATAATTATATTTTGTACTACCCGATCTTTGATCGCTTACTCCGTTTCAATCTTGGCGCTGGAATCAGTCAAATAGATGCCGAAGCCAATGCGCAGTTTTTTGATCATCATATCGCTCAAACACAACAGCAACATAAGCCCATCGCTTATAGCAAAATTTCCGCCCAAATACCCAATAGCGGGCTTTCATTGCATACCGAGATTATTTATAGCCAATACAAAACACTTAAGTTGAATGATATTCAAGCAGAAGTTCAATACCAATTTCAAAAATTAGGCTGGCTCGAAGCTGGGCTTAATTTTGGCTATCGTTGGTTAAATATCAACTATGATCATCCACAAATTCAAGATTTAAAGCTTCGTTTTCAAGGACCTTATCTCGGTATCAATGGGGCTTTTTAA
- a CDS encoding chorismate mutase, with translation MEKQKCQSLAEIRQHLDEIDRHMIELIALRQFYVDQVSHFKLDEAAVQAPARVEQVIAAVREYAQQQGLDADWVEQFYRHMIQHFIQRELKQIRP, from the coding sequence ATGGAAAAACAAAAATGCCAGTCCTTAGCTGAAATTCGACAACATCTCGATGAGATTGATCGACATATGATTGAGCTTATTGCCCTAAGACAGTTTTATGTCGATCAGGTCAGTCATTTTAAATTAGATGAAGCTGCTGTGCAGGCACCTGCACGTGTGGAGCAAGTGATTGCAGCGGTCAGAGAATATGCACAACAGCAGGGGCTTGATGCTGATTGGGTTGAACAGTTTTATCGTCACATGATTCAGCATTTTATTCAAAGAGAGTTGAAACAAATTCGCCCCTAA
- a CDS encoding MFS transporter: MNKAHFYLLIVLIMLPQIVETIYSPALPSLSLAFQTAPPTMALTLSLYFIGFAIGVLIWGILSDYFGRKPILLCGLALYSLSCFAILYCTSFYSLLFWRCCAGIGIAVGSVITQTMLRDRFTATQLLSIFALIGFFIAMSPSIGLFIGSYLSAHTGYRGIFYALAGSAALLCLLSLYYCQETAPPQRAQHAFMQVAQRMLRDAKVGCFALLITAYNVLIFGYYIKAPFIFAAQNSETSYQLYSGVFFAIGSLVGVWGNRYLLRRHANSAHVATRWILCIAMLCCVLGCLCAYLLQDQATFFMAMIIFMLAYAMAIPILLAQALQHYTEHKGTASALFSFGYYIAIALGLEASKYISTLSMMFSVLSAIIIILSLWILQRRWL, from the coding sequence ATGAACAAAGCTCATTTTTATTTACTGATTGTTCTCATCATGCTGCCGCAAATCGTAGAAACGATTTATAGCCCAGCCCTCCCCAGTTTAAGTCTGGCATTTCAAACTGCTCCACCGACCATGGCACTCACCCTTTCCCTTTATTTTATAGGCTTTGCCATAGGGGTACTGATCTGGGGCATACTCAGTGATTATTTTGGGCGTAAACCGATATTACTGTGTGGCTTAGCATTATATAGCCTGTCCTGTTTTGCGATTTTATACTGCACATCTTTTTATAGCCTATTATTTTGGCGTTGTTGTGCTGGTATCGGTATCGCTGTTGGTTCAGTCATCACCCAGACAATGTTACGGGACCGTTTTACAGCAACGCAGTTATTATCCATCTTTGCACTGATTGGCTTTTTTATTGCCATGAGCCCTAGTATAGGTTTATTTATAGGCAGCTATCTGAGTGCGCACACAGGCTATCGCGGGATATTTTATGCCTTAGCGGGTAGTGCTGCATTGCTATGTTTACTCAGCCTGTATTACTGTCAGGAAACAGCACCACCCCAACGTGCTCAGCACGCTTTCATGCAAGTTGCACAGCGCATGCTGCGAGACGCAAAAGTCGGCTGCTTTGCCTTATTAATCACCGCTTATAATGTGCTGATTTTTGGTTATTATATTAAAGCACCTTTTATTTTTGCTGCACAAAATAGTGAGACATCGTACCAACTCTATAGTGGTGTGTTCTTTGCCATCGGTTCTTTGGTTGGGGTCTGGGGCAATCGTTATTTACTACGGCGTCATGCCAATAGCGCACACGTTGCCACACGTTGGATCTTGTGCATTGCCATGCTCTGTTGTGTTTTGGGGTGTCTCTGTGCCTATTTACTCCAAGATCAAGCAACATTTTTTATGGCAATGATAATTTTTATGCTGGCCTATGCGATGGCTATTCCGATTTTACTCGCACAGGCACTGCAACATTATACTGAGCATAAGGGTACGGCTTCAGCACTTTTTAGTTTTGGCTATTATATTGCGATCGCATTGGGTTTAGAGGCGAGTAAATATATCAGCACCCTTAGCATGATGTTCTCAGTACTAAGCGCGATAATTATTATTCTGAGCCTATGGATATTACAACGTCGTTGGTTATAA
- the ilvD gene encoding dihydroxy-acid dehydratase, translating to MPDYRSKTSTHGRNMAGARGLWRATGMKDEDFGKPIIAVVNSFTQFVPGHVHLKDLGQLVAQQIHEAGGVAKEFNTIAVDDGIAMGHDGMLYSLPSRDLIADSVEYMVSAHCADAMVCISNCDKITPGMLMAAMRLNIPVVFVSGGPMEAGKVKIRGNEKAIDLVDAMVVAADDNYTDEEVQAFERSACPTCGSCSGMFTANSMNCLTEALGLSLPGNGSIVATHANRKKLFLKAGELIVELAKRHYEQDDYSILPRSIATKAAFENAMTLDIAMGGSTNTVLHLLAAANEAGVDFTMDDIDRLSRHVPVLCKVAPAKQDVHMEDVHRAGGIMSILGELDRAGLLTTDCSTVHAPTLKHALDQWDIIRTENPEVYEFYRSSPGGIPTQTAFSQNRYYANLDGNRETGVIRNAAYAFSKDGGLAVLYGNIALDGCIVKTAGVDESILKFSGTARVFESQDAAVDAILGQQIKAGDVVVIRYEGPRGGPGMQEMLYPTSYLKSKGLGKECALITDGRFSGGSSGLSIGHVSPEAAEGGAIGLVEDGDIIDIDIPNRTIELRVDEATLAARRVQQDQAGWQPKEQRKRKISKALKAYAMHTTSAAKGAVREI from the coding sequence ATGCCTGACTATCGTTCAAAAACATCGACACATGGAAGAAATATGGCTGGTGCGCGTGGTTTATGGCGCGCAACGGGTATGAAAGATGAAGATTTTGGCAAACCAATTATTGCCGTCGTGAACTCTTTTACTCAATTCGTTCCAGGTCACGTCCATCTCAAAGATCTCGGGCAATTGGTTGCGCAACAGATTCACGAAGCTGGTGGTGTGGCCAAAGAGTTTAATACCATTGCAGTAGATGATGGTATTGCGATGGGGCATGATGGCATGCTGTATTCTTTACCATCACGGGACCTTATTGCCGACTCTGTTGAGTATATGGTGAGTGCGCATTGTGCCGATGCCATGGTCTGTATTTCGAACTGTGACAAAATCACCCCAGGTATGTTGATGGCAGCGATGCGCCTGAATATTCCAGTGGTTTTTGTGTCTGGTGGACCGATGGAAGCCGGTAAGGTCAAAATTCGTGGTAATGAAAAAGCAATCGACCTAGTCGATGCGATGGTGGTTGCCGCAGATGACAATTACACCGATGAAGAAGTGCAAGCTTTTGAACGCTCTGCCTGTCCAACCTGTGGTTCATGTTCAGGTATGTTTACAGCGAACTCGATGAACTGCTTGACGGAAGCACTGGGTTTGTCTTTACCCGGGAATGGTTCAATTGTTGCAACGCATGCCAATCGTAAAAAGCTATTCTTAAAAGCGGGTGAATTGATTGTGGAATTGGCTAAACGCCATTATGAGCAAGATGATTACAGCATTTTGCCACGTTCTATCGCGACCAAAGCTGCTTTTGAAAATGCCATGACGCTTGATATTGCCATGGGTGGTTCAACCAATACCGTGCTACATTTATTGGCTGCAGCCAATGAAGCGGGTGTTGATTTCACCATGGATGATATCGATCGTTTATCCCGTCATGTACCAGTACTGTGTAAAGTTGCACCAGCCAAACAAGATGTTCATATGGAAGATGTCCATCGCGCTGGTGGTATCATGTCTATTTTAGGTGAGTTAGACCGAGCAGGTTTGCTGACTACCGACTGTAGTACGGTACATGCGCCGACTCTAAAACATGCATTAGATCAGTGGGATATTATTCGTACTGAAAATCCAGAAGTGTATGAGTTTTATCGTTCTTCACCTGGCGGCATCCCGACTCAAACGGCCTTCTCACAAAATCGTTATTATGCAAACTTAGATGGTAACCGTGAGACAGGTGTGATTCGTAATGCAGCATATGCCTTCTCCAAAGATGGTGGTTTGGCGGTGTTATACGGCAACATTGCACTCGATGGTTGTATCGTAAAAACGGCTGGTGTAGATGAGTCAATCTTGAAATTTAGTGGTACAGCACGTGTTTTTGAAAGCCAAGATGCTGCTGTGGATGCTATTTTAGGGCAACAGATTAAAGCTGGCGATGTGGTGGTAATTCGCTATGAGGGTCCGCGCGGTGGACCTGGTATGCAAGAAATGCTGTATCCAACCAGTTATTTAAAGTCCAAAGGTTTGGGTAAAGAATGTGCCTTGATTACCGATGGGCGTTTCTCTGGGGGTTCATCTGGCTTATCGATTGGTCATGTTTCACCAGAAGCCGCAGAAGGTGGTGCTATTGGTTTGGTTGAAGATGGCGATATTATCGATATCGATATTCCCAACCGTACTATTGAACTACGTGTCGATGAGGCAACGCTTGCAGCACGTCGTGTGCAACAAGACCAAGCTGGTTGGCAGCCGAAAGAGCAACGTAAACGTAAAATTTCTAAAGCATTAAAAGCCTATGCCATGCACACCACCAGTGCAGCAAAAGGTGCGGTGCGTGAGATTTAA
- a CDS encoding DUF1287 domain-containing protein, translating into MKTINLMILATALGCYTVPAWAFDAQRLVTDARGQIGQTLYYDPAYSKLSYPMGDVDLIKGVCTDVLIRALRAQGIDLQQNIHEDMRKNFRIYPQKWGLKGPDRNIDHRRVPNIMTYLQRQSYAVHDQHYLPGDIVTWDLGKGLTHIGIISDKTSAQGTALVIHNIGAGTQENDILHRFKMIGHYRLPSLS; encoded by the coding sequence ATGAAAACAATAAACTTGATGATATTGGCGACAGCCTTGGGCTGTTATACCGTGCCAGCATGGGCTTTTGATGCACAGCGCTTGGTCACAGATGCACGGGGTCAAATTGGTCAAACCTTGTATTATGACCCCGCTTATAGCAAATTGAGCTACCCAATGGGCGATGTCGATTTGATCAAAGGCGTTTGTACGGATGTGCTGATTCGGGCGCTTCGAGCGCAAGGGATCGATTTACAGCAAAATATTCATGAAGATATGCGAAAAAACTTTCGTATCTATCCACAAAAATGGGGCTTAAAAGGTCCTGATCGCAACATTGACCATCGTCGTGTACCAAATATTATGACGTATTTGCAGCGCCAGTCTTATGCAGTGCATGATCAACATTATTTGCCTGGTGATATTGTGACTTGGGATTTAGGCAAGGGCTTGACCCATATTGGTATTATTTCCGATAAAACATCAGCACAGGGCACGGCTTTGGTGATTCACAATATTGGCGCCGGCACGCAAGAAAATGATATTTTGCACAGATTTAAGATGATTGGGCATTATCGCTTGCCGAGTTTAAGTTAA
- the rsmB gene encoding 16S rRNA (cytosine(967)-C(5))-methyltransferase RsmB, whose amino-acid sequence MNQPLSSSKRNLRAQLVTSLLAVQQGRSLQSILSHELAQVPSKDRALFHELLLGTLRQWHALKNISLPLLSKPLNNPTVESCIYLGMYQLLMTRTAPHAAISETVEACKQLGFAALSGVVNAILRRVSRETEAFQQALNATHGLPSWLAKRLKRDWPEHFPALCQQLKQPTSICLRINQRKIGRDAYLTLLHAQDIAAHAVSWIESAIVLDQNVQITSLPGFEKGWFAVQDLHAQLASQLLCALDQKVVLDACAAPGGKTAHLLEKYIPKQLIAIDSDEQRLQRVQENLTRLALHEIAPLSIQCADATTWQAEQLLDAILLDAPCSATGVLRRHPDIRLLRQSSDIEPIVQLQSQILEQLWSQLKVGGQLLYITCSILKAENEQQMQNFFAKHADAQEIKIAADWGIAQQYGRQLLPLEAYGDGFYYCLISKIA is encoded by the coding sequence ATGAATCAGCCCTTGTCTTCATCGAAACGAAACCTCAGAGCACAGCTCGTCACTAGCCTACTTGCTGTGCAGCAAGGGCGCTCTTTGCAAAGTATCCTCAGCCACGAATTGGCACAAGTGCCCAGCAAAGACCGTGCACTGTTTCATGAGTTATTACTGGGTACACTCAGACAGTGGCATGCTTTAAAAAACATTAGCTTGCCCCTCCTGAGCAAACCACTCAACAACCCAACGGTCGAAAGTTGTATTTATTTGGGGATGTACCAGTTGCTCATGACACGTACTGCACCTCATGCGGCCATCTCAGAAACCGTTGAAGCTTGTAAACAACTCGGTTTTGCAGCGCTCAGTGGTGTGGTCAATGCCATCTTACGTCGTGTTTCACGTGAAACTGAAGCATTTCAGCAAGCGTTAAATGCCACACATGGCTTACCCAGCTGGCTCGCCAAACGTTTAAAACGCGATTGGCCAGAACACTTCCCAGCACTGTGTCAGCAACTTAAACAACCGACCTCGATTTGCTTACGCATCAATCAGCGTAAGATTGGTCGTGATGCTTATCTGACTTTATTGCACGCACAAGATATTGCAGCCCATGCTGTAAGCTGGATTGAAAGTGCCATTGTGCTAGATCAAAATGTACAAATCACCAGCTTACCGGGCTTTGAAAAAGGCTGGTTTGCAGTACAAGACTTACATGCACAATTGGCAAGTCAATTGCTCTGTGCTCTAGATCAGAAAGTTGTACTGGATGCTTGTGCAGCACCGGGCGGCAAAACTGCACACTTATTAGAAAAATATATTCCCAAACAGCTGATTGCCATCGACTCCGATGAACAACGCTTGCAGCGTGTGCAAGAAAACCTCACCCGCTTAGCACTGCATGAGATTGCGCCATTGAGCATTCAATGTGCCGATGCCACCACATGGCAGGCCGAGCAGTTGCTGGATGCAATTTTATTAGATGCACCGTGCTCTGCAACAGGTGTATTACGTCGTCATCCTGATATTCGCTTATTACGTCAATCTTCGGATATTGAACCAATTGTACAATTGCAAAGTCAGATTCTGGAGCAGCTCTGGTCACAGCTCAAGGTGGGTGGGCAATTGCTTTATATTACCTGTTCCATTTTAAAAGCCGAAAATGAGCAACAAATGCAAAACTTCTTCGCCAAACATGCCGATGCACAAGAGATAAAGATTGCAGCAGATTGGGGTATTGCACAACAGTACGGTCGTCAGTTGTTACCGTTAGAAGCCTATGGTGATGGTTTTTATTATTGCCTCATCAGCAAAATCGCATAG
- a CDS encoding TonB-dependent siderophore receptor, whose translation MNQSALTMAIRHILFSSLTLCSYATYAADQPEQLPTIEIKAQHDQAPAYTATSSRAATKLDLSLKDTPQSVTVMTSQRIEEQNLKTVEEVLSQTPGIYIQRFGAQGAVGNGGEYTFYYARGNQILNYQVDGVMTSPATSGKNGSSLSNLDPIIYENITVLKGAAGLTNGAGYPSASVGLNRKHANQTDPTGSIKINAGSNNTIRSEFDVQSALNASGTVRGRLVAAYGQNDSWRDWGDQRNATLYGVLDTDLGAKTQLSLGALLSRARLDGQGVHGITIFGDDGKIMPFDREFNPNARWAYSNIDTLNLFTEFKHEFANRWKVQANYNYTKQDIESLYGVIGVAQVDYSNMTASLAASQNDFSPEEHSMDISATGYYQLLGREHELMFGASYQRLKSDNNAYAGYNARGVIDLNTWDGNIAMPTEATVATGLSHKDYEQSGYYLATRLNPIEALHIILGGRLSNYDLKTRSTNDVRNTVSDTHIKESNELTPYAGITFDITPYLTAYASYTNIFLPQSNRDYSYNVLDPQQGDNYEGGLKASFYDDRLNLSAAYFQAKMDNVAETAGKYTDTDEAVINGWTTTGSNYYRAVKGAETKGFEVEVAGQILPEWNIQAGYTQAETKDNNGQRINTDRPKQQFKMFSTYNLPILDRKLTVGAGLNWQSEFYDNSKTGLNYQAFRQKSFTLVDLMARYTINKDLNVSFNVSNLTDEKYRLNTWANTYGDPRRYTASIHYNF comes from the coding sequence ATGAACCAATCCGCACTCACTATGGCAATCCGCCATATCCTATTTTCCTCGCTTACCTTATGCAGCTATGCAACATATGCCGCAGATCAACCAGAGCAGCTGCCCACTATTGAAATAAAAGCACAGCATGATCAAGCCCCCGCCTATACAGCAACCTCTTCTCGTGCGGCAACAAAATTGGACCTGAGTTTAAAAGATACCCCACAATCCGTTACGGTCATGACCAGTCAACGTATTGAAGAGCAAAATTTAAAAACAGTTGAAGAAGTACTCTCGCAAACCCCTGGAATTTATATCCAACGTTTCGGTGCCCAAGGTGCTGTGGGTAATGGCGGTGAATATACGTTTTATTATGCACGCGGTAACCAGATTTTAAATTATCAAGTCGATGGCGTAATGACTTCCCCTGCAACCAGTGGAAAAAATGGATCGTCTCTAAGTAATTTAGACCCTATTATTTATGAAAATATTACTGTACTAAAAGGTGCTGCAGGTTTAACCAATGGCGCAGGTTACCCAAGTGCAAGCGTAGGTTTAAACCGCAAACATGCCAATCAAACCGACCCGACCGGGAGCATCAAAATAAACGCTGGTTCAAACAACACTATTCGCTCAGAGTTTGATGTACAAAGTGCCCTCAATGCATCGGGTACAGTACGTGGTCGTCTTGTGGCAGCCTATGGTCAAAATGATTCATGGCGAGATTGGGGGGATCAACGTAATGCGACACTTTATGGTGTATTAGATACAGATCTTGGCGCAAAAACCCAACTTAGTTTAGGTGCATTATTAAGCCGTGCGCGTTTAGATGGTCAGGGTGTACATGGCATTACCATCTTTGGTGATGATGGCAAAATCATGCCTTTTGATCGCGAATTTAACCCAAATGCGCGTTGGGCATATAGCAACATCGATACACTCAATTTATTTACTGAGTTTAAACATGAGTTTGCCAACCGTTGGAAAGTTCAAGCGAACTACAATTATACCAAACAAGATATTGAATCTTTATATGGGGTAATTGGTGTTGCACAAGTTGATTATAGCAATATGACCGCTTCCCTTGCCGCGTCACAAAATGATTTTAGCCCAGAAGAACATAGTATGGATATCTCTGCGACAGGTTATTATCAGCTGTTGGGGCGTGAGCATGAACTAATGTTCGGTGCAAGTTATCAACGCTTAAAAAGCGACAACAATGCTTATGCGGGCTATAATGCACGGGGTGTCATCGATCTTAATACTTGGGATGGCAACATTGCTATGCCTACCGAAGCAACGGTTGCCACAGGTCTAAGTCATAAAGATTATGAGCAAAGCGGTTATTATCTTGCAACACGGTTAAACCCAATCGAAGCATTGCATATTATTCTCGGTGGTCGCTTATCCAATTATGACTTAAAAACACGTTCAACCAACGATGTCCGCAATACCGTATCAGATACACATATTAAAGAAAGTAATGAACTAACACCCTATGCAGGTATTACTTTTGACATCACCCCCTATTTAACAGCATATGCAAGCTATACCAATATCTTCCTCCCACAAAGCAATCGTGACTACAGCTATAACGTACTTGACCCACAACAAGGTGATAACTATGAAGGCGGACTAAAAGCAAGTTTTTATGACGATCGCCTCAATCTGAGTGCCGCCTATTTCCAAGCCAAAATGGATAATGTTGCTGAAACCGCTGGAAAATATACAGATACAGATGAAGCTGTGATTAATGGTTGGACCACGACCGGTTCTAACTATTATCGTGCAGTAAAAGGTGCCGAAACCAAAGGCTTTGAAGTCGAAGTTGCAGGACAGATTTTACCTGAATGGAATATTCAAGCCGGTTATACCCAAGCGGAGACCAAAGATAATAATGGTCAACGCATTAATACCGATCGTCCTAAACAACAGTTTAAAATGTTTAGTACCTATAATCTTCCTATCCTAGACCGTAAATTAACAGTAGGCGCTGGCTTAAACTGGCAAAGCGAGTTCTATGACAACAGTAAAACTGGGCTGAACTACCAAGCATTCCGTCAAAAATCCTTTACTTTAGTTGATCTTATGGCGCGTTACACAATCAACAAAGATCTTAATGTTTCTTTCAATGTTAGTAATTTAACTGATGAGAAATATCGTCTAAATACTTGGGCAAACACTTACGGCGATCCAAGACGCTATACTGCTTCAATTCATTATAACTTCTAA
- the fmt gene encoding methionyl-tRNA formyltransferase, giving the protein MKIIFAGTPEFAAVALAALIETEHDIVAVYTQPDRKAGRGQKLSASAVKQLALEHHLPVKQPLHFKASTAEGLAAQQELAAFDADIMVVAAYGLILPQVVLDLPKYGCLNIHASLLPRWRGAAPIQRAIATGDDTTGVTIMQMAAGLDTGDMLYKTHCPITAQDTAASLHDRLAIQGAEAICKVLASEQSLQGYIAQREIQDDAQSIYAQKLAKAEAQINWQDPALHIDRNIRAFHPWPVAFTALDADNNLRVWMSQLSTRTTEHAQAGEIIAIDSHGVHVCCGDQKVICLTQLQWPGAKAFNAQQILQSQRLHVGHIFA; this is encoded by the coding sequence TTGAAAATCATTTTTGCAGGTACACCAGAATTTGCTGCTGTCGCCTTAGCAGCCCTCATTGAAACAGAGCACGACATTGTTGCGGTTTATACCCAACCTGATCGTAAGGCCGGCCGTGGACAAAAGCTCAGCGCATCTGCAGTGAAACAGCTTGCGCTTGAACATCACTTACCGGTAAAACAACCATTGCATTTTAAAGCCTCAACAGCAGAAGGTTTGGCAGCACAGCAAGAATTAGCCGCTTTCGATGCCGATATTATGGTGGTTGCAGCCTATGGTTTGATTTTGCCACAAGTCGTATTGGACCTACCCAAATATGGCTGCCTGAATATTCACGCGTCCTTATTGCCTCGTTGGCGTGGTGCGGCACCGATTCAGCGTGCAATTGCCACCGGTGATGACACAACCGGTGTCACGATTATGCAAATGGCTGCAGGTTTAGACACGGGCGATATGCTCTATAAAACCCACTGCCCCATCACGGCGCAAGATACCGCAGCCAGTTTGCACGATCGCCTCGCCATACAAGGTGCTGAAGCCATTTGCAAGGTACTCGCTTCTGAGCAAAGCCTACAAGGCTATATTGCACAACGTGAAATACAAGATGATGCACAAAGCATCTACGCACAAAAGCTTGCCAAAGCAGAGGCACAAATCAATTGGCAAGACCCTGCCTTACACATCGATCGAAATATCCGTGCCTTTCACCCTTGGCCAGTTGCATTTACTGCACTTGATGCCGACAACAACCTGCGTGTATGGATGAGTCAATTATCTACACGCACTACAGAACATGCGCAAGCTGGAGAAATTATTGCGATTGACTCACACGGCGTTCATGTTTGTTGTGGCGATCAGAAAGTGATTTGTCTAACCCAATTACAATGGCCGGGTGCCAAAGCATTTAATGCCCAGCAAATTCTCCAATCTCAACGCCTTCACGTCGGACATATTTTTGCATGA